From a single Bacillus gobiensis genomic region:
- a CDS encoding BA5345 family protein: MNFETKHAIRWGIPGWVYLSILLIYFSLKDSTFIMYFIKSNGAAIVAFTGLFIGIGIIIGHLIHQISMLFGFVFTKKWAKYFREEFELDEKIMKHPNGSDIQRIYSYRLGNVHALRSLTFSFFISLISIISLSLFWLGFSTEVYVLVGVIVVLNIIVGINYVYFQSNLDYFWRKVNDEYHV; the protein is encoded by the coding sequence ATGAATTTTGAAACAAAGCATGCTATTCGATGGGGGATTCCTGGTTGGGTATACTTATCGATTCTATTAATCTATTTCTCTTTAAAAGATAGCACTTTCATTATGTATTTTATTAAAAGCAATGGGGCAGCAATAGTTGCTTTTACGGGGCTTTTTATAGGAATAGGTATTATAATCGGGCACTTAATCCATCAGATAAGCATGCTTTTTGGGTTTGTCTTTACTAAAAAATGGGCGAAGTACTTTAGAGAAGAATTTGAGCTTGATGAAAAAATTATGAAGCACCCTAATGGATCTGATATCCAAAGAATATACAGTTATCGGCTAGGCAATGTTCATGCTTTAAGGTCTTTAACTTTTAGCTTTTTTATTTCTTTAATTTCAATTATAAGTTTATCTTTATTCTGGCTGGGGTTCTCAACAGAGGTGTATGTCTTAGTAGGTGTGATTGTTGTTTTGAACATAATTGTTGGTATTAATTACGTTTATTTTCAAAGCAATCTTGATTACTTTTGGAGAAAAGTTAATGATGAATATCACGTTTGA
- a CDS encoding glycosyltransferase, with protein MNEMKQPTTENVKFSVIIPAHNEEEYIGKCLDSILEAAKRCEGQVEIIVVLNRCTDQTEEIAKSYNCITIKNNDKNLSKIRNAGARIARGDILVTIDADSRMAPHMLYKADKYLSSGRYIGGGVSGVFDRTSLGIIVSTMALAIPIVLKYGTKSVGIFWCYRKDFEAINGFNEERFMAVDADFASRLEKWGKKNKKRYGTIPFAMITSSRKFDRYGDWFLIKNPETIKAYLNGTNSEQARELYYDYENKHEEK; from the coding sequence ATGAACGAGATGAAGCAGCCAACTACAGAGAATGTAAAATTTTCTGTTATCATTCCTGCGCACAACGAAGAAGAATACATTGGGAAATGCTTGGACTCAATCTTGGAGGCAGCTAAACGCTGTGAAGGGCAAGTAGAAATCATTGTAGTCCTGAATCGATGTACAGACCAAACCGAAGAAATTGCAAAATCTTATAATTGCATTACAATAAAAAATAATGATAAAAATCTATCAAAAATTCGGAATGCCGGTGCAAGGATTGCAAGAGGAGATATATTAGTTACAATAGATGCTGATTCAAGAATGGCTCCGCATATGCTGTATAAAGCAGACAAATACCTATCATCAGGAAGGTATATCGGCGGGGGGGTTAGTGGAGTTTTTGATAGAACCTCATTAGGAATCATAGTATCGACCATGGCTTTGGCCATTCCGATAGTTTTAAAATACGGAACGAAATCAGTAGGCATTTTCTGGTGTTATCGCAAGGATTTTGAAGCAATTAATGGATTTAATGAAGAACGTTTTATGGCTGTAGACGCTGACTTTGCCAGCCGGTTAGAAAAATGGGGAAAGAAAAATAAGAAACGATACGGAACGATTCCCTTTGCCATGATCACATCCTCGAGAAAATTTGATCGATACGGAGACTGGTTTTTAATAAAAAATCCAGAAACGATAAAAGCCTATCTCAATGGAACAAACTCAGAACAGGCCAGAGAGTTATATTATGACTATGAAAACAAGCATGAAGAAAAATAG
- a CDS encoding GNAT family N-acetyltransferase: MINYSGTPKIETDRLILRKFELTDAQSVFDHWLSDERVTDNRIKGAHKTVSETMKRTAKIVSEYASKEFCYWAIELKTSGELIGEIDLYNFDIATENCEGSYSLGYKWWNQGYGTEALRAVVEFGFRHMNIHKISAAHNLDNPASGKIISKVGMEQEGIIRHMIRNAKSQYKDCAVYGILQEDYLKNNVNAHTYILKLE, encoded by the coding sequence ATGATTAACTATTCAGGAACACCTAAAATAGAAACCGACCGATTAATCCTTAGAAAGTTTGAACTCACAGATGCTCAAAGCGTTTTTGATCATTGGCTTTCAGACGAACGTGTAACTGACAATCGAATCAAAGGAGCACACAAGACAGTTTCGGAAACGATGAAGAGGACCGCTAAGATTGTAAGTGAATATGCCAGTAAAGAATTTTGTTACTGGGCTATTGAACTTAAAACAAGCGGTGAACTAATTGGAGAAATCGATTTATATAATTTTGACATTGCCACTGAAAACTGTGAGGGAAGTTATTCGCTCGGATACAAATGGTGGAATCAGGGCTATGGAACTGAAGCATTAAGAGCGGTTGTGGAATTTGGATTTAGGCATATGAATATTCACAAAATATCTGCAGCACATAACCTCGATAATCCAGCTTCCGGAAAAATTATAAGTAAAGTTGGGATGGAACAAGAAGGAATCATCAGACATATGATTCGCAATGCCAAAAGTCAATACAAGGACTGTGCTGTTTATGGAATTCTCCAAGAAGATTATCTTAAAAACAATGTCAATGCCCATACCTATATCCTTAAGTTAGAATGA
- a CDS encoding nucleotide sugar dehydrogenase: MKASQPQSIAVIGLGFVGLPLCQLFLKKGYTLHGIDVNKEKLKNIAQGSVQNQDVDNDYLKQCINEKRFHLHDTGKGVTSAEAILICVPTPLTNKGEPELSYIKQAIANILPYLKHHQLISLESTTYPGTTEELLLPKLIEKGFQVGKDFYLAYSPERINPGSDVPLNKIPKVVGGMTPKCLEKASQIYQSVFDDVFEVSSTRTAEMTKLLENSQRFINISFINDFAILCEKMNIDIHEVIDAASTKPYGFTRYTPSAGIGGHCIPVDPLYLAWKAKEYEHETPFIKLSDEINKMMPTYVTNKIKGSLSSKTIHQSPSVLLVGVAYKKDVNDVRESAALPIIKLLQADGFHVDFYDPHVPSIFIDSKPYHSIDEESLSSSQYDIAVVLTDHSDLPYEKIYSSASYIIDKRNLFLPTLNDSV, translated from the coding sequence ATGAAAGCTAGCCAACCTCAATCTATCGCAGTTATTGGTTTAGGCTTTGTAGGGCTGCCATTATGTCAACTATTCCTGAAAAAAGGCTATACATTGCATGGTATAGATGTAAACAAAGAGAAACTTAAAAATATCGCTCAAGGTTCAGTCCAAAACCAAGATGTCGACAATGACTATTTAAAGCAATGTATTAATGAAAAACGTTTTCATCTTCATGATACAGGAAAAGGTGTGACTAGCGCTGAAGCTATTCTCATTTGTGTTCCAACTCCGTTAACAAATAAAGGTGAACCTGAACTTTCCTATATCAAACAGGCAATTGCTAACATTTTGCCGTACTTGAAACACCATCAGTTGATCTCTTTGGAAAGCACAACGTATCCAGGTACAACGGAAGAACTTCTACTTCCTAAACTTATAGAAAAGGGCTTCCAAGTCGGAAAAGATTTTTATCTCGCATACTCTCCTGAACGGATTAATCCCGGCAGCGATGTCCCACTAAATAAAATTCCAAAGGTTGTAGGAGGGATGACACCAAAGTGCTTGGAAAAAGCTAGCCAAATCTATCAAAGCGTATTTGATGACGTGTTTGAAGTATCCTCGACACGAACCGCGGAGATGACAAAATTGCTTGAGAATTCGCAACGCTTCATAAATATCTCCTTTATTAATGATTTTGCAATACTTTGTGAGAAAATGAATATTGATATACACGAAGTGATCGATGCAGCCAGCACAAAACCATACGGATTTACCCGCTACACTCCTAGTGCGGGAATTGGCGGCCATTGCATTCCAGTCGATCCTTTGTATCTTGCATGGAAAGCAAAAGAGTACGAGCATGAAACGCCATTCATTAAGCTCTCAGACGAAATTAATAAAATGATGCCCACTTATGTCACAAATAAAATAAAAGGCAGCCTATCATCCAAGACAATACATCAATCTCCTTCAGTTCTTCTAGTTGGTGTGGCTTATAAAAAAGACGTAAATGATGTTCGAGAATCAGCTGCTCTCCCTATTATAAAACTTTTACAGGCAGATGGATTTCACGTCGATTTTTATGACCCTCATGTTCCTTCTATTTTTATTGATTCAAAACCATATCATTCAATTGATGAAGAGTCCCTCTCCTCTTCTCAATACGATATCGCCGTGGTTTTAACGGATCACAGTGATCTTCCATATGAAAAGATTTATTCTTCTGCTTCTTATATCATCGATAAAAGAAATTTATTTCTTCCAACTTTAAATGACTCTGTGTAA
- a CDS encoding GNAT family N-acetyltransferase gives MDRFPIIETERLILKEVSFEDANDMFKYLSDKDVVKHMGLEPYESPDDVLGEIRWYKSILEEGTGIRWGITQKNSGAVIGSCGFLNMRPRHYRAEVGFELSKSYWGQGIAGEALKAVIKFGFQYFELERIEALIEPANLSSQRLVEKQGFKREGLLRHYEYTCGKFDDLYMYSIIKGDLKLI, from the coding sequence ATGGATAGATTTCCTATCATAGAAACAGAACGATTAATTTTAAAAGAAGTGTCATTTGAGGATGCTAATGATATGTTTAAATACCTATCTGATAAAGACGTTGTGAAACATATGGGGTTAGAACCATACGAATCACCTGATGATGTCTTGGGTGAAATAAGGTGGTATAAATCAATATTGGAAGAAGGTACAGGAATTAGGTGGGGGATTACACAGAAAAATTCTGGTGCAGTTATAGGTAGTTGTGGCTTTCTTAATATGCGCCCCAGACATTATCGAGCTGAAGTAGGATTTGAATTAAGTAAAAGTTATTGGGGGCAAGGAATAGCTGGTGAAGCCTTAAAAGCTGTTATTAAATTTGGTTTTCAATACTTTGAACTGGAAAGAATTGAGGCTCTAATTGAACCTGCGAATTTATCATCACAAAGATTAGTCGAAAAGCAGGGGTTTAAAAGAGAAGGTTTATTAAGGCATTATGAATATACATGTGGTAAATTTGATGATTTATATATGTATTCAATTATTAAAGGAGACCTCAAACTGATTTAA
- a CDS encoding GDP-mannose 4,6-dehydratase — protein MGSHLTEHLLEKGYTVDIVVN, from the coding sequence ATAGGTTCCCACCTTACAGAACATTTACTAGAGAAGGGGTATACCGTTGATATTGTCGTTAACTGA
- a CDS encoding NmrA family NAD(P)-binding protein has translation MHTETSTRILLTGGQGKTSSRIAQLLIRQGYLIRSAGRSVSKMDGARADHVLFDWYDDDANHEMALQGISAIYLVAPTDMHPEEVMIPFIRRALDASIRRFVLLSSASISEHGPVFGSVHQYLQEHAPEWAVLRPSYFMQNFTEGGHGHTLRQRGQIFTATGDGKVGFVDAEDIAEVGFHALTDKVPHNREHIITGPQSLSYAEAAALIHKLTGLNVKHLSITEDQLVQALTAAGIPAPYATFLAGLDHRIRVEGSEDQVTDTVLQVTGRKPRSLEDFIQNNKNWFKSA, from the coding sequence ATGCATACCGAAACATCAACTCGCATCCTGCTCACCGGGGGACAAGGGAAAACTTCCTCCCGTATCGCGCAACTTCTAATAAGGCAAGGCTATCTCATCCGAAGTGCCGGACGTAGCGTATCTAAAATGGACGGTGCACGGGCTGACCATGTACTCTTTGACTGGTATGATGATGACGCCAACCACGAAATGGCTTTGCAAGGTATTAGCGCAATTTATCTTGTTGCGCCGACGGATATGCATCCCGAAGAAGTCATGATTCCCTTCATTCGTAGAGCACTCGACGCTTCCATTCGCCGATTCGTTCTGCTATCCAGCGCATCGATTTCGGAGCATGGACCAGTTTTCGGCTCCGTTCATCAGTACCTGCAAGAGCACGCGCCTGAATGGGCCGTGCTGCGTCCTTCTTATTTCATGCAGAATTTCACCGAAGGCGGACACGGACATACTTTGCGTCAGCGAGGGCAAATCTTTACCGCTACCGGTGACGGCAAAGTGGGATTCGTAGATGCAGAAGATATTGCCGAGGTCGGCTTTCATGCGTTAACTGATAAAGTACCGCACAACAGGGAGCATATTATTACTGGTCCTCAATCACTCAGTTATGCTGAAGCAGCCGCATTGATCCACAAGCTTACCGGCCTAAACGTAAAGCATCTCTCCATTACGGAAGATCAGTTGGTGCAGGCGCTGACAGCTGCCGGCATACCTGCTCCATATGCAACTTTCTTGGCGGGGTTGGACCACCGTATCCGCGTGGAAGGATCGGAAGACCAGGTTACAGACACTGTGCTTCAGGTAACTGGACGAAAGCCGCGTTCACTAGAGGATTTCATCCAGAATAATAAGAACTGGTTTAAATCTGCTTAA
- a CDS encoding polysaccharide deacetylase family protein, producing the protein MNEQSPRFVCLTFDDGPSAYTVNILDILKTYQARATFFIVGSEAQKFPDIVRRIHAEGHVIGNHTWSHPKITNLSNNELQEEVHSTNHQIQQIINITPDLFRPPFGRINNRTSAELKKLGMTPVLWNVSSWDWLKNMDSDILSLYVNVSLKRNNIILLHDGDQFCGPRNNTVSALPSIIEYLLKNNYSFLTVPEFHQNGFKTEKWNIRHFLRHL; encoded by the coding sequence ATGAACGAACAATCCCCCCGCTTTGTCTGCCTCACTTTTGATGATGGACCTTCGGCTTACACTGTTAACATCCTGGATATTCTTAAAACATATCAAGCAAGGGCAACATTCTTCATAGTTGGATCAGAAGCACAAAAATTCCCGGATATAGTCAGGCGGATCCACGCAGAAGGGCACGTGATCGGCAATCATACATGGAGTCATCCGAAAATTACCAATCTGTCAAACAATGAGCTTCAGGAAGAAGTTCATTCTACAAATCATCAGATTCAGCAAATAATTAATATTACTCCTGATTTATTTCGTCCTCCCTTTGGACGAATCAATAATCGAACTTCAGCCGAACTAAAAAAATTGGGAATGACGCCAGTTTTATGGAATGTATCTAGTTGGGATTGGTTGAAGAATATGGATTCTGATATTTTATCTCTGTATGTCAATGTAAGTCTCAAAAGAAATAATATTATTCTGCTTCACGATGGTGATCAATTTTGCGGCCCAAGGAATAATACGGTATCTGCATTGCCATCTATTATCGAATATCTTTTAAAAAATAATTATTCTTTTTTAACGGTTCCAGAGTTTCATCAAAATGGTTTTAAGACAGAGAAGTGGAATATTCGGCACTTTCTACGTCATTTGTAA
- a CDS encoding YdeI/OmpD-associated family protein, with the protein MTNSRMNPKVDEFLSKAKKWKEEYEKLRNIVLDCELTEEFKWMHPCYTFEKKNIVLIHGFKEYCALLFHKGALLQDTHGILIQQTENVQAARQIRFTNVQEIVEMETILKAYIYEAIEVEKAGLEVNYKKNTEFIIPEELQNKFDEIPALKTAFEALTPGRQRAYILYFSGPKQSKTRVSRVEKCMQKILNGKGLND; encoded by the coding sequence ATGACAAATAGTAGAATGAATCCTAAGGTTGATGAATTTTTAAGTAAAGCTAAAAAGTGGAAGGAAGAATATGAGAAGTTGAGAAATATCGTTCTTGACTGTGAGCTCACCGAAGAATTTAAGTGGATGCATCCTTGTTACACGTTTGAGAAAAAAAACATAGTTTTAATACATGGATTTAAAGAATATTGTGCGCTTCTGTTTCACAAAGGTGCCTTGTTACAGGATACCCATGGGATTCTAATCCAACAAACGGAGAATGTACAGGCGGCGCGCCAGATTCGGTTCACAAATGTTCAAGAAATAGTTGAAATGGAAACAATCTTGAAAGCCTATATTTATGAAGCCATTGAAGTTGAAAAAGCCGGTTTGGAAGTGAATTATAAAAAGAATACAGAATTCATAATTCCTGAAGAACTTCAAAATAAATTCGATGAAATCCCTGCCTTGAAAACTGCTTTTGAAGCATTAACGCCGGGACGGCAAAGAGCATACATTCTTTATTTTTCGGGGCCCAAACAATCCAAAACTCGGGTGTCAAGGGTTGAAAAATGTATGCAGAAAATTCTCAATGGAAAGGGATTAAATGATTAG
- a CDS encoding iron chaperone, with product MEVFVKYLAGIDHPDNRGRTEGILAWVANKFPNLEAQIKWNTPMFSDHGTFIIGFSTAKHHLSVSPEEVVIAHFADDIAQAGYSATKGLFRIPWNEPVNYELLEKMIEFNIQDKADCSTFWRE from the coding sequence ATGGAAGTTTTTGTGAAATATTTAGCTGGTATCGATCACCCCGACAACCGCGGTCGAACAGAGGGAATTTTGGCGTGGGTTGCTAATAAATTCCCAAATTTGGAAGCGCAAATTAAGTGGAATACGCCAATGTTTTCCGATCACGGCACATTTATCATCGGCTTTTCCACAGCGAAGCATCATTTGAGCGTTTCACCCGAAGAAGTTGTCATTGCGCACTTTGCCGATGACATTGCACAAGCTGGGTACAGCGCTACCAAAGGCTTGTTTCGAATTCCCTGGAATGAGCCGGTAAATTACGAATTGCTTGAGAAAATGATTGAATTTAATATTCAGGATAAAGCAGACTGTTCAACTTTTTGGCGGGAATGA
- a CDS encoding TetR/AcrR family transcriptional regulator, with protein sequence MARTKAFDTNEVLHKAMSVFGSRGYEGTTLPDLINGLGIARQSLYDTYGTKRDLFLSSVKYYLDQKNRDLQELIDHPGTVTDKVEQAFTMMIRVLADPDLRQKCFIISSAIEQAPHDQELAAYIHENTKQVEHAFYTMLERGMEQGELSQELNISDLSRFLTHERIALVYAAKMGMDEQNLVGIMQIVLSIIKPNEGN encoded by the coding sequence GTGGCAAGAACAAAAGCATTTGATACGAATGAAGTTCTACATAAAGCCATGTCCGTCTTTGGGAGTCGGGGCTATGAAGGCACCACGCTACCGGACTTAATAAACGGACTGGGCATTGCCCGCCAGAGTTTATATGACACATACGGCACTAAGCGTGATTTATTTCTTTCGTCTGTAAAATACTATTTGGATCAAAAAAATCGTGACCTACAGGAACTGATTGATCACCCTGGAACGGTCACTGACAAAGTGGAGCAGGCTTTCACCATGATGATCAGGGTTCTTGCGGATCCAGACCTGCGCCAGAAGTGCTTCATCATCAGCAGCGCAATTGAGCAGGCGCCTCATGACCAAGAGCTGGCTGCCTATATACATGAGAATACGAAACAGGTGGAACACGCATTTTATACGATGTTAGAGCGAGGGATGGAACAGGGCGAACTAAGTCAGGAATTAAATATTAGCGACCTGTCCCGTTTTCTGACCCATGAGCGAATAGCCTTGGTATATGCAGCAAAGATGGGAATGGATGAACAGAATCTGGTCGGCATCATGCAGATTGTGCTATCCATTATCAAGCCGAATGAAGGAAATTGA
- a CDS encoding peptidase G2 autoproteolytic cleavage domain-containing protein has product MGRNGAVNNLNGDPTYSWNVAFGAVPYDLTGLIGKLLNNGNMFIDGIYGSPAADYAEMFETVDGKTIDVGYFVTTIGHKVQKATASDSYILGITSATPSLLGNSAGLRWQGKYLTDEWGRKKYHEVTVPAEKDSEGNVLIPERIEIRPMLNPEWNPDEEYIPRVRRPEWVAVGLIGQVLVRDDGTCEVDGYCRPNDEGIATKSVQGYRVLKRTGTNQVLVLLK; this is encoded by the coding sequence ATGGGACGAAATGGAGCCGTTAACAATCTAAATGGCGATCCAACTTATTCTTGGAATGTTGCCTTTGGAGCTGTTCCGTATGATCTAACTGGACTTATTGGAAAACTTTTAAATAATGGTAATATGTTTATCGATGGAATATATGGTAGTCCAGCCGCCGATTATGCTGAAATGTTTGAAACTGTAGATGGAAAAACGATTGATGTAGGATATTTTGTGACAACAATTGGTCATAAAGTTCAAAAAGCAACTGCTAGTGATTCATATATTCTGGGTATTACTAGTGCTACTCCAAGTCTTCTTGGAAATAGTGCCGGGTTACGCTGGCAAGGAAAATATCTTACTGATGAATGGGGACGAAAAAAATATCATGAAGTGACCGTTCCAGCTGAAAAAGATAGTGAAGGAAATGTTCTTATTCCAGAAAGAATAGAAATACGGCCAATGCTTAATCCAGAATGGAATCCTGATGAAGAATATATCCCTCGTGTAAGACGGCCGGAATGGGTGGCTGTTGGGTTAATCGGTCAAGTACTCGTTCGAGATGATGGCACTTGTGAAGTTGATGGCTATTGCAGGCCAAATGATGAGGGAATCGCGACAAAATCAGTGCAAGGATATCGTGTACTGAAGCGTACAGGAACAAATCAAGTATTAGTGTTGCTTAAATAG
- a CDS encoding YebC/PmpR family DNA-binding transcriptional regulator: protein MGRKWNNIKEKKASKDANTSRIYAKFGREIYVAAKQGEPDPESNQALRVVLERAKTYNVPKTIIDRAIEKAKGGSEENYDELRYEGFGPNGSMVIVDALTNNVNRTASEVRAAFGKNGGNMGVSGSVTYMFDETAVIGLEGKTADEALEILMEADIDVRDILEEDEAVIIYAEPDQFHAVQEAFKNAGITEFTVAELTMLAQNDVTLPEDAQAQFERMVDVLEDLEDVRQVYHNVDLGE, encoded by the coding sequence ATGGGCCGTAAGTGGAATAATATTAAGGAAAAAAAGGCGTCAAAGGATGCAAATACAAGTCGGATCTATGCAAAATTCGGCCGTGAAATTTATGTAGCTGCCAAGCAAGGAGAGCCTGATCCGGAATCGAATCAAGCGTTACGCGTCGTACTCGAGCGGGCAAAAACGTACAATGTACCGAAAACGATTATTGACCGTGCTATTGAAAAAGCGAAGGGCGGTTCAGAAGAAAATTATGACGAACTTCGATACGAAGGCTTTGGACCAAACGGATCAATGGTGATTGTAGACGCACTAACAAATAATGTGAACCGTACCGCATCAGAAGTTCGCGCTGCATTTGGCAAAAACGGCGGGAACATGGGAGTTAGCGGATCTGTCACCTATATGTTTGATGAAACAGCTGTCATTGGACTTGAAGGAAAAACGGCAGATGAAGCTTTAGAAATCTTAATGGAAGCTGATATTGACGTACGCGACATATTAGAAGAAGATGAAGCCGTTATCATTTATGCTGAACCCGACCAGTTTCATGCCGTGCAAGAAGCTTTCAAAAATGCCGGAATTACTGAATTTACAGTTGCCGAGCTCACAATGCTTGCACAAAACGACGTGACCCTTCCAGAGGATGCCCAAGCACAATTTGAAAGAATGGTGGATGTATTAGAAGATTTAGAAGATGTCAGACAAGTGTATCACAATGTTGATTTAGGCGAATAA
- a CDS encoding glycosyltransferase — protein sequence MKMKQSTREKVKFSIIIPAHNEEKYIGKCLDSILEAAKRCEGKVEIIVVLNRCTDKTEKIAKSYNCITIKNNDKNLSKIRNAGAKIARGEILVTIDADTRMTPKMLDKADKYLSSGRYIGGGVSGTFDRRSLGITVSFLSLAIPVYLKYGTKSVGIFWCYRKDFEAINGFNEKIFMGEDIDFALRLEKLGEKRNKRYGTIHFGMITSSRKFDRYGDWYLMENPKLREAYLKGTDSALAKEYYYDYKN from the coding sequence ATGAAGATGAAGCAGTCAACTAGAGAGAAAGTGAAATTCTCTATTATTATTCCTGCACACAATGAAGAAAAATATATTGGTAAATGCTTAGACTCGATCTTGGAGGCAGCTAAACGCTGTGAAGGGAAAGTAGAGATCATTGTAGTCCTGAATCGATGTACAGACAAAACTGAAAAAATTGCAAAGTCTTATAATTGCATTACAATAAAAAATAATGATAAAAATCTTTCAAAAATTCGGAATGCCGGTGCAAAGATCGCAAGAGGAGAAATATTAGTTACGATAGATGCTGATACAAGAATGACCCCGAAAATGCTGGATAAAGCAGACAAGTATCTATCGTCAGGAAGGTATATCGGCGGAGGTGTTAGCGGAACTTTCGATAGAAGGTCATTAGGAATCACAGTATCTTTCCTATCTTTAGCCATTCCAGTCTATTTAAAATACGGAACGAAATCAGTAGGCATTTTCTGGTGTTATCGCAAGGATTTCGAAGCTATTAATGGGTTTAACGAAAAGATTTTTATGGGAGAAGACATTGACTTTGCCCTCCGGTTAGAAAAATTGGGAGAGAAACGTAATAAACGATACGGTACGATTCATTTTGGCATGATCACATCCTCGAGAAAGTTTGATCGATACGGGGATTGGTATTTGATGGAAAACCCGAAATTGAGAGAAGCCTATCTCAAAGGAACTGACTCAGCGCTAGCCAAAGAGTACTATTATGATTATAAAAATTAA
- a CDS encoding nuclear transport factor 2 family protein, with translation MSTISSEQAEEIMQLFTDRFIRKDYEAMLDLFDEEVIFEFPYAPKPYPKQLEGKAALKQHLDLLENVLVITSFTTPIVHVSADSPVFFTQFEASGTILAEGKPYEQQYISVVEVKDGKIVRYQDYWNPLAL, from the coding sequence ATGAGTACCATTTCTTCCGAACAGGCCGAAGAAATCATGCAACTTTTCACAGACCGTTTTATTCGCAAGGATTATGAAGCTATGCTCGATTTGTTTGATGAGGAAGTAATTTTTGAATTTCCTTATGCTCCTAAACCGTACCCAAAACAATTGGAAGGCAAAGCAGCTCTGAAGCAGCACCTTGACTTGCTGGAAAATGTACTTGTGATTACTTCTTTTACGACACCTATTGTTCATGTGTCGGCTGACTCCCCGGTGTTCTTTACACAGTTTGAAGCAAGCGGTACCATCCTGGCGGAGGGTAAACCTTATGAACAGCAATATATTTCTGTAGTAGAGGTTAAAGACGGCAAGATTGTCCGGTATCAGGACTACTGGAATCCGTTAGCACTTTGA
- a CDS encoding DUF3189 family protein: protein MIYIYNDYGGTHTTAMAAAYHLKNLPVDRTLTKEEILNVKYFNKLTPSDIGKIIFHGIDEDGNSIYTIGRKSSKLVVPALKNLSLLLQNTYQGDEKIIYSNTMPTVPFVMKIGGFLSRQLKIDFLGVPLLILGAKQCYRDIIRLVEHTKEVGKSTNDKVVVLENEQFK, encoded by the coding sequence ATGATTTATATCTATAATGATTATGGCGGAACCCATACGACTGCCATGGCAGCAGCGTATCATTTGAAAAATTTGCCTGTCGATCGGACGCTGACAAAGGAAGAAATATTGAATGTGAAATATTTTAACAAGCTAACTCCTTCTGATATTGGAAAAATCATTTTTCACGGAATCGATGAGGATGGAAATTCAATTTATACCATTGGTCGAAAATCCTCCAAACTTGTTGTTCCTGCGTTAAAAAACTTAAGCCTATTATTGCAGAATACATATCAGGGAGATGAAAAAATCATTTATTCGAACACCATGCCAACTGTTCCTTTCGTTATGAAAATTGGCGGATTTCTTTCCAGACAGTTGAAAATTGATTTTCTTGGTGTCCCGTTACTCATTTTAGGCGCGAAGCAATGCTACCGAGATATTATCCGGCTGGTTGAGCACACGAAAGAGGTTGGAAAATCGACAAATGATAAGGTCGTTGTGTTGGAGAATGAGCAATTTAAATAA